The window GTTTAGTTTCGATTATTAGTTTCTGAATCAAGTAGAACTTTGAAGATGCTTGAGTTTTGTAAATTGGTGCTTAATTTTGTTGTTGTTGATATATTGGTATCACACACTTTCTGATATTTCTTACATTCTAGAATTCGTAGTTTCTGATTTGTGATAGGGTTTAAGGCTATAAGCATCTTCCCTGGTACTGTTTGTTAGTTCTTTTGACTCTGTGCTGTGGCGTGATACTACGATATGATGATATTTTTGTAAGAACATGCTCATTGTTATCGTTTGGTTTCAAAACCTGTTGAAAATTTAATAAAAGAAATATGTTGACATTCCCTTTTGCTTCTCTGTATCTCTACATGGAATGTTTGTTTTGCAGTTGTTTGCTTTGAATGATGAATCTTAGTTTTTGAAAAACTCATACGGGAGATCTTGACGCTGGTTTACTTGCACTTGTGCTATATTTTTAGTCATTTGTTTCTTTACTATGAGTGCCTGCTTTCATTAGTTTTTGCATTTAGATGTATTGATCTACATTTTCATTGATACAGACAAGTGAAGCAGAGATGACATCTTTGAAAAAAGAAAGAAAAATTGAAGAGCTTGAAGCACAGCTTTATGAGGCGGAGGATATCATAACTGACCTTAGATCAGAGTTGAAACAAGCATGGGGTGAATTGGAGAGGGTGGATCCAAGCGAAGTTGAGCCTTTGAATGGAGAAACCACAAGGGAAGATGCCTCATTTTCCGGGAATGTGACACCTGAGCCCACAACACTCTCTCCAGGTTTACGGCCTGAAGATGCTCCAACTTCTGGCCTGAAGAACATCCCAGTGACTAGAGATCTGGACCATAAGGTCAGTAATGGACTAGAACAAACTGAACAGTTGACTGTTTCTGATTTGGACAAATTGTGTGCCCCTGTCTACGACTTTGACTCAATAATCATGAGAAGTAAGGAGTCCGAGCTCCTCAGAAATGGATGTACACAGAGAGTACGTGCTTTTGAAAGAAACTCATTTGATGGTAAATTGTCGCTTTTTGGATATGAGGACAATCACAAGTTTCAGAAGAAGAACGAGTTGAATGAGTTGATAGTCAAGGCAAGTGACAATGGCATAGAAGTAGTTAAGAAACTATCTTTAGGAGAAACCAAAAGCCCTGTTAAAGTCCGCACAATGCAAAGAAAGAAGACTCAGTTTGGGAAAGCCAAAACCTCACACCTATTTTGTCCTACTCAGCTCATGAGTTCATGTCAACCTTCTTCAGTCGATGGGAATGATGGATCCCATAAGGATGCATGTATTCCACCCTCAATTGATGCATGCATTCCGGCTTCAGTCAAGGACATCACAAGAATTTCCAGTGGGTTGCATAGTAGCTGCTCTCCTATAGACAGTAAGATCATTCATATGGGGAAAAGGAAAAGGAATGTAAATAGTGAGGACGGCAGCAGTACCTCATTCAGGAGTACTGGTCAGCCATCTCATGTCCTTTCCCGCTGCAGGACCGTTGCATACTTAATTAATGGTGATGTTAAATCTTGTGAAGATCGACCAAACACAGCTGAAAAGAATGAAGCTAAGATGAAGCCATTGCTCCGTCTGGATCCGGGAAGGACATTAATTAGAAGAGATGTTGATCCTATGTCAGGTTCAGCTAGTGTTAAAGTCAGCATTAAATCTGGACCTGGCCAGAATGATGCAGACAAAGGTAGTGAGTTGATTGATGTGTCCGTTTCCGTAAAGCCGGGAAAGGTTGTTGTGGAGAATTCAGAGGCTCCAAGTTCTGAATTTAGCCTTGGTACTGGTGTTGTATCAGGGATGAATTCTGATATAGCGGATATTAAAGTATTGGAACAATCAAATGAATCTCCTAGTCACGTGGGCGACAGTGGACATCTCAAGAACACTTTCCAGAGGAAGCGCATGAATTCCTCAAGCAACCCTGATGAAACCGCATTGCTTGAGGAGAACACGACTAAGAGGAGGGCTGACAAGAGAGAATCTATTTCACCACAGCCACAAAATGATTCGTCTAGGGACAGTCGGCGGCTGGCCCAGGTTGCTCGACAGGTTCGTTATAACTGCTCTTAATATATCCCTTTCTTCCAGTACTTAATCTGCCTAAGAGACTTTAATTCAAAATTACTTTGAAGTTTATTATATGCCATGGCTACAGAGAACCATAAAAAGATTGGAGGGTGGGGATTTTGCTACTTATCACGTAGGAATTTCTCATATCTATTATGTGCTTTGATTTGGTGGTGACTGGTTTTCTAAATTTCCATTACATGCTTGTTGAAATTACTGCTTTGGAATGAGATTGACATCTCTTCATTTTTCATTCATTTGCAGCTCATATCTTTGTCTGGGAAGAGATGGTACAAATAGTGGTGCTTCCAAAATCCAACAAGCGTAATTGAAGTGAAGTTTGGGTTGAAATATTAAGGGCTTTGG of the Fragaria vesca subsp. vesca linkage group LG6, FraVesHawaii_1.0, whole genome shotgun sequence genome contains:
- the LOC101304885 gene encoding uncharacterized protein LOC101304885 — protein: MAAERRALRFEHDLRSTKDEAVQMLLRLKQMIDSQTSEAEMTSLKKERKIEELEAQLYEAEDIITDLRSELKQAWGELERVDPSEVEPLNGETTREDASFSGNVTPEPTTLSPGLRPEDAPTSGLKNIPVTRDLDHKVSNGLEQTEQLTVSDLDKLCAPVYDFDSIIMRSKESELLRNGCTQRVRAFERNSFDGKLSLFGYEDNHKFQKKNELNELIVKASDNGIEVVKKLSLGETKSPVKVRTMQRKKTQFGKAKTSHLFCPTQLMSSCQPSSVDGNDGSHKDACIPPSIDACIPASVKDITRISSGLHSSCSPIDSKIIHMGKRKRNVNSEDGSSTSFRSTGQPSHVLSRCRTVAYLINGDVKSCEDRPNTAEKNEAKMKPLLRLDPGRTLIRRDVDPMSGSASVKVSIKSGPGQNDADKGSELIDVSVSVKPGKVVVENSEAPSSEFSLGTGVVSGMNSDIADIKVLEQSNESPSHVGDSGHLKNTFQRKRMNSSSNPDETALLEENTTKRRADKRESISPQPQNDSSRDSRRLAQVARQLISLSGKRWYK